From Methylococcus capsulatus:
CCCTTTTCCCGCACCATTGCTTCCAGTTCCGTGGCGTCCGGCGATAGTACTTCGAGGCTGATGGGAAAACGCCCGCGCACTTCTTCGATGAAGCGGTAGGTCTCCGGGTGCAGGCGTCCTGTGTCCAGGGTGAAGACTTCAATGCCCGGGCGCAGCCGCGCGGCCATTTCGACCAACACGACGTCTTCCGCCCCGCTGAACGATACCGCGATCCGCTCGAATCGGCTCAATGCCGCTTCCAGAACGGCGCGGGGGGAACGGCCAGCCAGTTCGGCCTGGAGTGTGTCGATTTCGATGTGCGTCATAGGGGTCACGAATCGCTTGCAAGCTTTCAGGTTTGGGCGAAATAGTGCTCCAGGTAATCGGCAAAGGCCAGCGTGTCGCCCTCCTCGATGGCTTCTTGTTCCACCAGCGATGCTTCGGCCATGCGCCGCATGGCCTCGGTTTTTTCGGGGGGTAGTGGAGGGTTGCGCAAGCGCTCGGCGTGCTGCAGCGACAGTCGTTGCGCGAATTCATCGAAGGATTCGTGATTGTCCCGCATCTCCCGCAGCATGCGGGCCGAAGGCAGATACTGTTCGGGGTCGGCGATCGCTACATATTGCTGCTCCAGAGCGGCGGAAAACACTCGGCCGGTCGAGTCGTCATCCAGCGCAGCCGCGATTGGCGCCATGGATTCGCACAGCTCCTTGGCCCAGGCTCGAAGATCCACTGCGGTGTCATCCCGGATCAGTGTCATGCCCGGCGTGCGCCCACAACAAGCGGTGGCCAGCAAGTTGTTGGCTGCGGTTTTCTTTTCCTCCGTGCTCATCGGCGGACTGTCGGTGAGGAGGGACAGCAGCAGGAAGGTTTCCATAAACCTCAACTGCTCGAGACTGATTCCGGCCGGATGATAGCAGTTGAGGTCCACCGAGCGCAGTTCGAGATAACGGACACCACGCTTTTTCAGCGCCAGGGTGGGCATTTCGCCGGAACGGGCGATCTGTTTGGGGCGCACGGTACTGTAATACTCATTCTCGATCTGCAGGAGGTTGGCATTGAGCTGGCGATATTCGCCATCCACTTCGACGCCGATGGTCTGGTAGGGCGCATAGGGCGTTGATATGGCATGGCTGAGATCGCGGACGTAATCGTCCAGCCGGTTGAAGGAGATGTCGAGGCTGGCCTGATTGTCGTTGCGGTAACCGATATCGCTCATGCGCAGCGAAGTGGCGTAGGGACGGTGCCAGGTAGCAGGATCGAATTCGGTGAAACTCGCTGCCAGCGGCGTTTCCCGCCCCGCGAGGAAGGACTTGGACATGGCGGGTGATGAACCGAAAAGGTACAGGATCAGCCAGCCGAAACGCTGGATGTTGCGCACCATGCCGAAATAGCGGTCGGCGACGAATTCGGCCAGGGACCGGCGGTCGCCGGCCATGGCCTGCAGGATCGGCCAGAGTTCTTCGCTCACCGAGTAATTGAAGTGGACGCCGGCGATGGCCTGCATGGCCCGGCCATAGCGGTAACCCAGGCCGCGCCGGTAGATGTGCTTCATCCGACCGATGTTGGAACTGCCGTAGACCGCGATCGGAATGCTTTCGTCGCCTTCGATCCGGCAGGGCATCGAGGTCGCCAGCAGCAGTTCATCGCCGATGTTGGCGTGAACGAAGCGATGGAGATCCTCCATTGCCGCCAGAGTGTCGGCGCTGTCTTCGAAAGGCGGGGTGATCAGTTCGATCAGCGCCTCGGAATAGTCGGTGGTGATGGCAGGATGGGTCAGTGCCGAGCCCAGAGCCTTCGGGTGCGGCGTGCGTGCAATTTCGCCGGCGGCCGTGATCCGCAGGCTCTCCTTTTCCAGTCCTTTCAATCCTTTTCGCAGCAAATGCACCTGTCCGGCGCGGGCGAGCTGCTCGAGCCGCGAGTCGATGAGGTTTCTCAAGCGCGGGAATCCTAAAAAAGACGTGTTGCCGTGATCGCCAGGGGGTTACCAACTGAACAGGACCCACTGCGGGATGTCCATACTGCGAGCCATGTCGGTCGTCCGGACGTCCATGTTACCGTCGCCGTCCTTGTCCATCATGATATAGGGCGGACCGATCTTGGGTTTGACCTTGATCATGTAGAGTCTACCGTTGATGCGGTATTCCTCGTAGAGATCTTCGCCCTTGCGCATGATGGTGACGTCCGGCTCCAGTTCCTCTCCGCTCTGGACCGGCCCCGGGATGTCGGGCGGATCGGGTACCGGCTGGAGCTTCCCCGCATCGGGCGAATCGATGCCCCAGGCAAGCGGCGCAAGCAGCAGGAGCAGTAAGGGCAATCGGCGGGTCGGGAATGGCATGGATGCTTCGAGGGCTGAAGTCTTCAGAGCCTTAATCATATTATAGATTCGGTCTTGCCGCCGCTTTGCCGCACGGTCCTCAGCCGTCCGCGGCTTTGGGGGGGAGCCGGATGGCTAATTGGATGACGCCGCAAAGCACGATGGAGCTCATGGCCAGCAGCACCATGACGGGATCTGCGCCTTGTGCGGCGGCGCCGGTGTAAAGACCGACGGCGACGAGCATGGCGGCATTCAAGAAAAAATTCTGGATGGCGACGGCGATGCCGGCGCCGACGCTGCGGTGGCCGATGTCCTGGATGGCAGCGTTGAGTGGCACCACGAAGAAGCCCCCGGCGATGCCGATGCCGAGGAGGGCGCCGCGGGCCGGCCAGGGTTCGGACGAGGCTGCAAGAAGGCCGAGCATGAGCCCCATCGCATAGCCTGCATAGCGGCTGCGGCGGATTTCCGCCAGTGGAATCCAGCGTGGGGCAAGGGCGGCACCGATGATGATGCCGATGGCAGTGAACAGGGTCAGTTCGGCGATGTCGCTGGCGGTTTGGGTGTGCAGCACCGCGGGTGCCCAGGCGACGAGGACGACGCGTAAAGTCGCGGCGGCGGCCCAGAACATGGCCAGTCCAAGCAGGACCAGCCGAGCCCGCTGGGATTTCAGCAAAGCCCTGCTCTGTGCCACCCATTGACGGATGGCTGAGACTTCGGTACGGTAGCGCGCCGGCAGCCGGGGCAGCAGCAGTCCGACCAGGACCGACAGCAGAAAGCAGCCACAAATGACCATAAGGGCCGCCGGGATCGACCGGTCGGCGATCTTGGCGCCACCGACGGTTCCGAGCAGGATGGCGGCGATGGTGGCCCCCTCCACCCAGCCGTTGGCCTTGACCAGATGAGCCTCGTCGGCGATTTCTGGCAGGATGCCGTATTTGGCGGGGCTGTACAGGGCCGCGCCGGCCCCGACCAACGAATAGGCGATCAGTGGCTCGATCCCGGCCAGCAACAGGAATCCCCCGGCCGTTTTGATCAGATTGGCGATGATCAGAACCTGGGGTTTGGGCAGCCGGTCGGCCCAGATGCCAACCCAGGGTGCGAGCGTCACGTAGGCAATCAGAAACACGCTCTGCAGGGCCGGAATGTACCAGTCTCCATGTGTGTTACCCTGCAGTACGATGGCGATGACGGTGAACAGGATCGCGTTGTCGGCGAAAGCGGAGAGAAACTGGGCAACGACCAGCGGTGCGAGTCCCTTGATCATTCCCCGGTCTCCGCCGCCAGCAGGGCGGTGAGTGTCGGGTAGTCGATCTTGCCTGAGCCGAGCAGCGGCAGGGCAGGCAGAACCCGAATCCGTTTGGGCAGATACAGTTCCCCTAGGCCTTCGGCACGTGTCCGCTCGAAAAGCAGAGTCCGGTCGGCCCGCGGCTGGCTGGTCGCCAGAACGATCTGTTCGCCTTTGCGCGGGTCGGGGAGGTTGACGGCGGCGTGCTGGGCATCCGGCCACACCCTGGCCGCCAGTTCCTCGATGACCGCCAGCGAGATCATTTCGCCGCCGATCTTGGCGAAGCGTTTGGCTCGCCCCTTGATGGTGACATAGCCGTGGGCGTCGACGCTGACGATGTCGCCGGTATCGTACCAGCCGGGGCCGAAGCACGAGGCCGGTGGTTCGATCCGGCCCGGCGCCTGGGCATGGAGATAGCCAAGCATGACATTCGGCCCTTTCACGTGCAGCCGTCCGCCTTCGGCGATGCCTTCCACCGGTTCCAACGCATATTCGATGCCCGGCATGAGGCGGCCGACCGTGCCTTCCCGATAATGCATCGCGGTGTTGGCCGCCAGCACCGGGCTGGTTTCCGTGACGCCGTAACCTTCCATGATGCGGATGCCGAATTTGTCGGCCCAGAGGCGGCGGGTTTCGGGTTGTACCTTTTCGGCGCCGGCGAATACGTAGCGGATGCTGTAGAAGTCATAGGGGTGAGCGTGTTTGCCGTAGCCGTACAAGATGGTATTGGTCCCGAACAGGATGGTGGCGTTGATGTCGTAGGCCACCTCGGGAATGATCCGGTAATGCAACGGAGAGGGGTAGAGGAACACCCGCGTACCCGACAGCAACGGCAACAGGGTGCCGGTGGTGAGGCCGAAAGAGTGAAAAAGGGGCAGGGCATTGAGGATCACGTCCTGTGGACCGAAGTCTACGCGGGCGGCGAACTGCTCGCGGTTGGCGAGCAGGTTGGCGTGCGACAGCGCGACTCCCTTGGGCGGCCCTTCCGATCCCGAGGTGAAGAGGATCACCGCCGGCGAGTCTGCCGACGCCCGGTCGCGACCGAGGTAATCGGCCAGGCGCCCTTTCACGAACGCCCGCAGCTTGTCCAGGGCCGGAATGCTGCCGAAGATGTCGTCCAGATAAATCACCTTCACCCGGGTCTCGAGCTGGGCGAGGGTGTCTCCCAATTTGGCCGCCTCGACGAAACGCCGCGAGGTCAGGACCGTCCGGATGGCGGCTGTGTCGCAGGCCGCTAACAGTACGGAGCTGCCGGTGCTGAAGTTGAGCATGGCGGGTATGCGGCCAGCATGCTGCAGTCCCAGGAGTGTGGCCACCGTGCCGATGGCGGTGGGCAGCAGGATGCCGACGGTTTCGCTGGCTTCGGTCAGGTGTTCGAGTTTTTCGCTGGCCAACAATGCCCGGGCGATCAGATGGTCGTAGCTCACGGGCTTGCGCTCGGTGTCTTCGAGCACGCAGGTCCTGCCGCCGTGCACGTTGCGGGCATCGAGCAGGGCGGAGAACAGGGTGCCACGGTGATTGCCGGTGGCGAACATCATCTCACTCATGATGTCTGACAGAGCCAGGCCGGCATGGCGTCGGCGCTCCTCGCCCTGAGCCTCGGGCGGCGGCGTAATCTTCCGCGGCGGCAGGATGTTGATGGTGATCCGGGGCAGCCAGCGCAGGCGGACCACGCCTTTGAGACGGGAGAAGGGTGTGTACTGGGCGCCGTCGATACGTACCGGCAGCACGGCAGCGTTGGCTTTGTCCGCCACCATTCCCGAGCCGTCGTAGATCTTCATCAGCGAGCCGGTCACGGTGATGCGGCCTTCGGGAAACACCACCGCTTTCCGGTCGCGGCGCAGGTGATGGGTCAGGGCTTTGACCGACATGGGATTGATGGGGTCCATCGGGAAGGTCCGGACCCGCCGCAGAGCCGGTTTGACCCACCAGGTCTCGGCGATGTGGGTATTGATCGCGAAGGTGATTTCGTCCGGCAGAAAGGCCCAGAGCAGGATGGGGTCCAGGAACGAGGCGTGGTTCGAGACGATGAGCACCCGCTCTCCGGCGCTATGGAAATGTTCGATGCCCTTGACTTGGATCCGATAAAGGCTTTTGAGTAAGAATCGGATTATCGGCTTGATCATGGTGGGCTGGGTTGTTGCCGGAAGGGGCTGAATCTAGTCGGACTCGGGAAACAATGGGAACTTCGCTGTTCGCTTATGGCACTCTGCAATTGCCGGAAGTGATGGCCGCCGTGACAGGCCGGACTTTCGCTGCCGTACCGGCGTGGCTGTTTGACCACGCGCGCTACCGTCTGCGCCACCGCATCTATCCGGGTTTGCGGCGCGAAACCGGGGCAGTCACCGTCGGCACTCTGTTTCTCGGGCTCGATCCTCAGGCTCTGGCCCGCCTGGACCGCTTCGAAGACAGCTTCTATACAAGGACCAGGGTTACGGTTTCAACCGCCGAGCTGGGTTGTCAGGTAGCCCAAGTCTATCTGATCCCCCCGTGCAGTGAGCATCTGCTGGTTTACCGCGGCTGGAGCCTGGACGATTTCGTCAGGACGCATGCCTCCGCCTATGTCCGGCGCTGCCGGCGGCAGTTCCGCTAACGATCATGGCGCCCAGCCGCCCCGGATGACGACAAATCGGCGAGGAGGCTGATTTGCACTTTTTTGCGCCCGCCGGGTGCGATACGAGGAGGTATCGCGTGATCGCAACGGTTCGCCATAATCGTTTCCCTCACCCGTTCGCGGGCGAGGCGGCAAAGGAACGCTTCGCATTGTTCCATGTCCGACCTCCCTACATCTTCGAATAAGGCGGGGCTGCTGGGGCTGGGGCCGGCTTCGGGTCACTGAGGATTCCGGAGGTGAACGCCGGGCCATAGCTGGTTTCGTCGGAAAATTTCTGCCAGACGAATTCCGGATGGGTGATTGGCTGGGTCGGTACCGGGAAAGTGAGGAAGTCCACGGCGCCGGTGAGCGTACGTCCGACCGTGTGCAGTAGCCCCTTGAACAGTCCTCCGGAGATGCCGAACAGGACATTGGTCTGGTTGCTGGTATTGATCATGCTCTTGGGAATTTCCAGCCAACCTAGGGTCAGGTTTGACAGGCCACTACCCAGCTTGAGCGTCGTGGTGGCGCCATAGTCGTCGGCTTGCGCCGACGGTACGGCAGCGGCCATGCCCGCCAGCAGGAGCAGGGTCGGGACGGAAAGCGGTTTGTTCGGCATGAAGGCATCCTTGAGTTCGAAGACCGGTTACCATGGCAAGGCCCGGCCGTCGAAATTCAAGAAGCGTCCGGACCATGCGGGCGTGTATTCGTCGATGATCCGCCGCATGCCGCCGATGCTTGTCTCCGCCGTCGTCGTCGCCCTCGGCCCACCCATGTCGGTCAATACCCAGCCGGGGTTGAGGATCAGCACGCCTATGCCGAGCGGTTTGAGGTCGAGGGAGAGGCTCTTGAATGCGGCGTTCAGCGCCGCCTTACTGGAGCGGTAACAGATCGCGTTGCCGCTGGTGTTATCGCCCATGCTACCCATCAGGCTGGTGATGCCCACGATCAGTTTGCGGTTCCCCCGTTCGAGATGCGGCAGGAAGCTTTCCGCCATTTTTACGGGCGCCATGGTGTTGGTCTTGAAGACGTCCTCCCACACTCCGTAGTCGATGTTTCCAAAACCGTTGCCGGGTTTGTCACCATAGACGCCAGCATTGTTGATGAGGACGTCAATCGGTTGACCGGCAAGGGCCGAGGCCAGCTGATCGATCGCAACGAAGTTCCGCACGTCGAGGGCATGTATGGCCAGATGTTCGTAGCGCTTGGCCAGTTCGCGCAGCTCGGCGGCATCATGGGGCTGGCGGCAGGTGGCAATCACTCGCCAACCGGCGTCGAGGTACTGGCGGGTGAATTCGAGACCGAGTCCGCGGTTGGCGCCGGTCACCAGGACGGAAGGCACGGTTGAATCCTCAAGCAAATGGATGTCGTCGATGCGAATTCTATTACATCGGCGGGCACAAAAAAGCCCTCGTCCGTGCGGACGAGGGCTCTCGTATGCCCAGAGGGAGTCCTCAGCCGCCGAAATTGGCCGCGGCGAATTCCCAGTTCACCAGGTTCCAGAAGGCTTCCACATATTTCGGGCGGGCGTTCCGGTAATCGATGTAGTAGGCGTGCTCCCATACGTCGCAGGTCAGCAGAGGCGTCTGCCCCGAGGTCAACGGGCAGCCGGCGTTGCTGGTGCTGACCAGCGCTAGGCTGCCGTCGGCGTTCTTGACCAGCCAAGCCCAGCCGGAGCCGAAGGTGGTCACCGCACATTGGGTGAACGCTTCCTTGAATTTGTCGAACGAGCCAAAGCTCTTGATGAGGGCTTCGGCCAGTGCGCCGGTGGGCTCGCCGCCGCCGTTCGGTGACAGGCTGTTCCAATAGAAGGTGTGGTTCCAGATCTGGGCCGCATTGTTGAAGATGCCGCCGGCAGGCGCTTTGCGGATGATCTCTTCCAGAGACAGGTTTTCGTACTCGGTGCCCGGAATCAGGTTGTTCAGATTGGTGACATAGGCCTGATGGTGTTTGCCGTAGTGGTACTCCAGCGTTTCCGCCGAAATATGCGGCTCCAGGGCGTTTTTGGCATAGGGCAGAGCAGGCAGTTCATGGGTCATGGCGAGTCTCCTTATTGGGTGGGTGGTGGAAAGTCACCGCCCGAACGGCAGGGTGCCTTCGGGTGGATAAATCCCGGGTATTTTACTGGGAAAAACGGGCCTTGGCAGCGGTCGTCAAGGATAGGAATCCATGAGACGAGCCGCTTGGCCCGGGGAAAGAAAAAACGAGCTTCAGGGGAAGCTCGTTCTGCGCAAGAAGGAACCGGCGTTGTCGGCTTCAGCCACGGGATCGTTCCGACCATTGTTGGACCTGGGCTTTCCAACTGCCATCGCTCTGGCGTTTGAGTACGCTGTAGAGCACACCGTCGTAGTGGTAGCGGAGCGTCTGGTGCGAATCCTGCAATGTCTTCAAATCGGACAGCGTGGTGGTCGTAACGATGGTGTCGTCTTTTTCGCCTTTAACATCTACGATATCAATTTTGAAAGCGCCCTGGTTGATCAAGGTCCGCCAGAAGTTGCGGATTTCGACCGGATCCCGGGAGACTTTTCCGTTCGGCTGCACCAAAATGGCGTCCCTTGTGTACAGCGAAACGATTTCTTCGACCTTGCCGTCAGCGAACGCCTGGTTCCACTCGGCGGCGTTGTTGGCAGCGATGGTCCGGATGTCTTCCTGTGCCCATCCCGGGGTGGTCAAAAGGCCGAAGACGGCCACCAGCGAGAAAATTTGAGTACGCACGGGGTTTCTCCATGGTCAGTAGGGTTTGAACTGACTATAGGAAACCACGTCATGGTTTACAATATCCAATAAAATTTACGAATTGTTTCAATAAATAGAACTTTAGTCGGGACGGGACATGGACAAACTCACGAGCATGGTCGTATTCACCAAGGTCGCGAAAGCGGGAAGCTTCGCGGCTGCCGCCAAGGAACTGGGGCTGTCGCGGGCTATGGCGACCAAGCATGTGATGCAGCTCGAAAACAGCCTCGGGGTCCGGCTCCTGAACCGGACTACGCGTCACTTGAGCCTGACCGAAGTCGGCATGGTCTATCTGGATCGCTGTTTGCAGATCCTGGACGACCTGGAAGAAACCGAGCTGGCCGTGACACGTCTACAGACGGAGCCTCGAGGGACGCTCAAGCTCAATGCGACGCCCTTTTTCGGCGCCTACCATCTGGCGCCGGCGATCGCGGCTTACCTGGAGATCTATCCGGACGTCAACGTCGAGCTGGTGCTACAGGCGGGTTATGTCGACCTGGTCGAAGAAGGTTTCGATCTCGCCATTCACCTGGACGAGCTGCGGGACTCCAGCCTGATCGCCCGCAAACTGGGTACTTCCCAGCGAATTGTCTGCGGCGCGCCGACCTATTTCGAGAAACGCGGCGTGCCCCAGACCCCGGAGGACCTCAAGAAGCACAATTGCCTGAGCAATTCCAGCATGCCGCCGCGCGACCAGTGGCAATTCGTCTCGCAGGACGGCAAGTCGACGGTCATCAAGGTCTCCGGCACGCTGGAGGCGAACTCGGCGGATGCCCTGCGCATGGCGGCGATCAGCGGTCTGGGTTTGGTCCTGCTGCCGACTTATATGGTCGGCCAGGACATCTACAAGGGTCGGCTCCAGGCGGTATTGACCGATTACGTGCCGGCGGCGGCGGACATTCATGCCGTTTACCCGCACCGCAAGCATTTGTCGGCCAAGGTGCGCACTTTCGTGGACTTCCTCCACGAGCGGTTTCATCCCACGCCCTACTGGGAAGAGTGGATGCATCCTGCAAGCGGGGAAATCGGCGGCCAATGAACCCTGAAGGCGGCAAAGAGTGAGAGGTTTTTGCCCAGCGGTGGGCGAGGAGTGGTGATGGACGAGCATGATCGTCTGGTGGCGGCCCTGAAAGACATCATCGTCCTGTTTTCCCTCATGGCGGCGGTAGGTTCCGTCTACCACGGAAATTGGCTCGCCGGGGGCGGATATTCAGGGCTGGCGCTGTTGTTCTTTAACGAGAAGCAGCTGCGCCGTTGGTGGCGTGGCAGGCAGGGAAGGCGGTGAACTATGGGGTTTGAAATCGAAAGGAAGTTTCTGGTGCGTGGCGACGGCTGGCGTAAGGCGGTGAGCGATTCCATGCGTATCTGCCAGGGCTATCTGAATGACGAACAACGCTGTTCGGTGCGGGTCCGGATCAGCGGTGATAGGGCCTGGCTCAACATCAAGAGCGCTACGATCGGAGCCCAGCGGCACGAATATGAATACGAGATACCAGTCGCCGACGGCGAATCCATGCTCGAGGAGCTGAGCTGCAAGCCGCTGATCGAAAAGGTGCGCTATTTCGTCCCGGTGGCTGGCAGGGTGTGGGAGGTCGATGTGTTCGAAGGAGAGAACGCAGGACTCGTGGTGGCCGAACTCGAGCTCGACCATCCCGAGGAAGCTTTCGAGCTGCCGGAATGGGCGGGCGAGGAGGTCACCCACGACGCGCGCTATTACAACACCTGTCTCTCTGCGCTGCCCTTCAGCCGTTGGTCTCAAGAGGAGCGGTACCCGGCTTCCCGAGAATGACTACGCTCCTGCTCCTCGTGGGGTTTGTGCTGCTGGCGCTGGGTGTTCTCGTCGTGGCCGGCACGCGCCTGCCTAAAACCCATCGAGCGGCGAGCCGGATCCGGCTGCCGGCGACCCCGGAGCGGGTCTGGGAAATCATCACCGATTTCGAGGGTTTTCCGCGATGGAGGCCGGGCCTCGCCGTCGTGGATCGGGCACCGGACGTCGATGGCTTTCCCAGTTGGGATGAAGTGTGTGCAATGGGGGCGAAGGTACGGTTCCGGGTGTTGGAAGCCGTGCCTCCCTCGCGCCTGGTCACCTGTCTGGCGGGCGAACATCTGCCATTGCGGGGGATTTGGGTGTACGAACTGGAAGCGGACGGCGATGCAGGGACGGTTCTGACGATCACCGAGCGGGACAGCATTTTCCATCCGGCCTTCCGGTTTTTCGTGCGTTATGTCTTGTCCTATCACGGTGTCATGGACGTATTCCTGCTCGCCCTGGCACGGCACCTGGACAGTCCGGCGAAGCCCGAACACCTGAGTCTTCGGGTGGAAGACCCGGATGCCGGCGGGGTGGAGACGTGAGCACGCCTCACGGCGGTTTTCTCAAGTTCGCGGTCGTGTTCGAAGGCGGCTTGCTGCTGCTGGCGTTCGGCTTCGGCGGACTGGCGGGGATCGATCCGGTCGCTACGCTACGTTTCGACCTGGACGGACTGGTCTACGGGCTGGCCGGAACCTTGCCGCTATGCCTGATATTCCAGTGGTCCTATAGCACCCACGTCGCCAGCCTGAGGGAAATCAAACAGGTGCTGGTGGATCGCCTGGGGCCTTTTCTCGCGGCCTGTGGCATGGCGGACCTGCTGTTCCTCGGCTTCCTCGCCGGTGTCACCGAAGAAATCCTGTTCCGGGGATTTCTCCAGCCCTGGTTCGAAGCCAACTGGGGCTGGCTGGGCGGCCTGGTCTTCAGCAACCTGGTGTTCGCCCTGGTCCATTGGGTTTCCCCTTTGTACGCCCTGCTGGCCGGCCTGACCGGCATTTACCTCGGTTTCGCCCTGGATGTCGGCGGCGAACGCAATCTGCTCGTTCCCATTCTGATCCACTCGCTTTACGACACCATCGCATTCCGGGCAGTGGTCGCCAGTTACCGGGCCGGATTTTCCCGTTGACGGACCTCAGGCGCCGTCCCGGGCGGCGAGCTTGCGCTCCCATTCGAGGGAAGTCCGCACGATCAGTTCGATGTCGTCGTAACGTGGCGTCCATCCCAGGATTTCGCGGATGCGTCCCACGCCGGCAACTAGGCGTGGCGGGTCTCCGGGCCGGCGCGGTCGCTCTTCGACCCTGATGGGAGTACCGTTGACGCGGTTCATGGTGTCGATGATCTCCCTCACGCTGTAGCCGTGGCCGTAGCCGCAGTTGAGCGTCTTGGATTCGCCGCCAGTGCGCAAATAGGCGAGGGCGGCGACATGGGCATCGGCCAGGTCCGATACGTGGATGTAATCGCGGATGCCAGTGCCGTCCGGTGTCGGATAATCGGTACCGAAGATGCACAGGCGATCGCGTTTGCCGGTGGCGACCTCGGCGGCGACCTTGATCAGCAACGTGGCCTTGGCGGTACTTTGGCCGATCCGCCCTTCCGGATCGCAACCCGCCACGTTGAAATAGCGCAGCACCACATGGCGCAAGGGGCTGGCGGCGGACAGGTCGCGCAGCATG
This genomic window contains:
- a CDS encoding CYTH domain-containing protein → MGFEIERKFLVRGDGWRKAVSDSMRICQGYLNDEQRCSVRVRISGDRAWLNIKSATIGAQRHEYEYEIPVADGESMLEELSCKPLIEKVRYFVPVAGRVWEVDVFEGENAGLVVAELELDHPEEAFELPEWAGEEVTHDARYYNTCLSALPFSRWSQEERYPASRE
- a CDS encoding SRPBCC family protein, producing the protein MTTLLLLVGFVLLALGVLVVAGTRLPKTHRAASRIRLPATPERVWEIITDFEGFPRWRPGLAVVDRAPDVDGFPSWDEVCAMGAKVRFRVLEAVPPSRLVTCLAGEHLPLRGIWVYELEADGDAGTVLTITERDSIFHPAFRFFVRYVLSYHGVMDVFLLALARHLDSPAKPEHLSLRVEDPDAGGVET
- a CDS encoding CPBP family intramembrane glutamic endopeptidase, with the protein product MSTPHGGFLKFAVVFEGGLLLLAFGFGGLAGIDPVATLRFDLDGLVYGLAGTLPLCLIFQWSYSTHVASLREIKQVLVDRLGPFLAACGMADLLFLGFLAGVTEEILFRGFLQPWFEANWGWLGGLVFSNLVFALVHWVSPLYALLAGLTGIYLGFALDVGGERNLLVPILIHSLYDTIAFRAVVASYRAGFSR
- the galE gene encoding UDP-glucose 4-epimerase GalE, translated to MKRKGILVTGGAGYIGSHVVKTLGEAGERLVVLDNLSTGFRDAVLYGDFIEGDTGDGALLDKIMRDYEVEAVMHFAAHTIVPESVENPLKYYGNNTCKTRTLLESCQKAGVSHFIFSSTAAVYGIPEGEFALETSPLAPINPYGSSKLMSEIMLRDLSAASPLRHVVLRYFNVAGCDPEGRIGQSTAKATLLIKVAAEVATGKRDRLCIFGTDYPTPDGTGIRDYIHVSDLADAHVAALAYLRTGGESKTLNCGYGHGYSVREIIDTMNRVNGTPIRVEERPRRPGDPPRLVAGVGRIREILGWTPRYDDIELIVRTSLEWERKLAARDGA